CAAAGACATAGTGGATTGCAAGTGTCAGTTCCACAACACCGAGAGACGAGGCTAAGTGTCCGCCGCTTTTGGAGACTGTTTCAATTATTTTTCCCCTGATTTCCCCTGCCAGGACGTTTAATTCGGCAAATCCAAGCTTTTTGATGTCGTGGGGGAAATCAATTTTTTCTAATATGCTGTCCATGTTAAGTTCCGAGTTTAAAGTTCAAAGTTTATAGTTTCGGGTTTCGTGTTTTTAACTTTAAACTTGAAACTCGGAACTATTTGTTCACGATCTTCTTTCAATTATATATTTTGCTATCATTCTCAGGGGTTCTGCCCTGCTGTCGAATTGTGCGATATCTGACAGGGCGTTATCCACAAGTTCACGGGCCTTTTTCCTCGATGCTTCAAGACCGAAAAGGGCAGGAAACGTAACCTTGCCGCGCGACCGGTCACTTCCTATATCCTTGCCAAGTGTTTCCTGATCCCCCTCAACGTCAAGAATATCGTCCGCTATCTGAAAGGCAAGTCCGATGTTCCTGCCGTAATCTGAAAGGGCGTCAATCTCATTCTTGCCGGCGCCGGATAAGACGGCGCCTGCCCTGACAGAGGTGGTAATCATCGCCCCCGTCTTATGCGTATGGATGTAATCGAGGGTTTCTTCGCCAACCTCCTTTCCCTCCGATTGTACATCAACAACCTGCCCGCCGACCATACCGAGGAACCCTGCGGCTTCCGAGATATCGCTGATTACGGCGAGGAGTCTGTCGGGAGGGGTTTCGCCGACAAACTCTCTTTTTGACATCAGACGGAAGGCCTCCGTGAGGAGGGCGTCACCGGCCAGAATGGCGATATCTTCGCCGAATACCTTGTGGTTTGTGGGCTTTCCCCTCCTGTAATCGTCGTCATCAATGACGGGGAGATCATCGTGGATCAGGGAGTAGGTGTGAATCAGCTCTAACGCACAGGCCACAGGAAGCACTGTTTCAATGTTTCCCCCAACGGCTTCCGCGGAGGCCATGCACAAGATCGGCCGTAGCCTTTTTCCTCCGGCAAATACGCTGTACCTTACAGATTTAAAAATGGTGGACGGAAAAGTATCCTCTCCGGGAAGGTACCTGTCAAGGGCTTCATCGACGATATTTTTTCTCGCCTTCAGATAGTCATCCAGGGATATTTTCTTTTCAGGGGTCACTTTTATCCTCCCCCTTGAAGGGCTGAATATCCAATCCCTCTTCATTCTTGAGAAGGACTTCTATCCGCCTCTCCGCTTCATCGAGCTTTTTGGCGCAGAACCGTGAGAGTCTGATCCCTTCTTCAAAAGATTTGAGGGATTCCTCCAGGGTCAGGTCCCCGCTTTCCATCTCCCTTACAGTGTCTTCTAACTTTTTCAATGCCTCTTCAAATTTTTCTTCTGCCATTTTCTATCACTCCGGTAAAACCTCTGTAACCTTAGCGTTAAAGCTTCCCGATGAGACCTTTACGGAAACATCGTCTCCAACAGTTACCGCACTTGACTCTTTAATGATGCTGCCCTCAGGGAGTTTTTTGGCGATGCCGTAGCCCCTCTTTAGCACGGAGAGAGGGCTCAGCATGTCAAGCATCGACAGGTTGCCTTCAACCCTGTTTTTCAAGGTATCCATGTAGTAAAAAAGCCCGGCTGTCATGCTTTTTTCCAGATTTTCAAGTATGAGCTTGTTGTCCCGTACGTCCGTCATCGGACTCATGTATATGAGATTTCCCCCCAGATTGTGCACGATGCTCTTCCGCCCGTCCAGTTCACGGGCGGTTACGGTTGTAAACCGGGCAGTTATATCGTCAATGCCTATGCGCATATCGGCAATCTTCCTCCGGGGATCTCTGATCCGCTCTCTGAGGAGAAAGATCTTTTCTCTCAACATATTCTTTACCCTGCGGTTGTTGCCGATCATCCTCACACGGAGGTTCTCCAGCGATTCAATCAGTTCACGTCTCATCGGTACAACCAGCTCGGCAGCCGCGGAAGGTGTCGGTGCCCTGAGATCGGCGACGAAATCCGCAATGGTGAAGTCAATCTCGTGACCGACGGCCGAGATAACGGGGATTCTGGAATTAAAGATACTCCTCGCAACCCCTTCATCATTGAACGGGGCAAGGTCTTCAAGAGATCCGCCCCCCCTGGCCAGGATGATAACGTCAATATCGGGAATTGCATTCAGATCGGCTAAAGCCTCGATTATCTCAGGTGGAGCTTCCGTTCCCTGTACCCTTACCGGGGCAATCAGTATGTCGACAGAAGAAAACCTCCTTTTTGTGACGTTGAGAATGTCCCTGATAGCGGCGCCCGTCGGTGATGTGACAACCCCGATTCTACGGGGAAGGAAAGGAGTCAATTTCTTATGGGACGGATCAAAGAGACCCTCCTTCTCCAGGCGCGCCTTGAGCTGTTCGAAGGCTAATTGGAGGGCGCCGATGCCTTTCGGTTCGATAGCGTCAACGATCAGTTGATATTCCCCTCTCGGCTGATAGACGCTGAGCCGTGCCCTGCAAATGACGTTCATTCCATCGTCAATATCGAATGGTACCATTTTAGAGAACTGGCGGAAGATGACCGCCCGTATCTGGCTATTCTCGTCCTTGAGCGTAAAGTATAGATGACCGGAGCCGGGCCGGCGCAGGTTGGAAATTTCACCCTCGACCCAGACCGCATCGAAACTCGACTCCAGTAGAACTTTTATGCTGGTCGTCAATTCAGTGACAGTAAAGACATTCTTCATAAAAATAAGCTCATCCGTATAAGTGCGATGATTGTCATCTAACAAAGGTATTGAGACGTTGCAAGAAATTTATTTTACGTTCGCCTGTCTGTCTGCTGCTATGGAAATCTTCCGACAAAAAAGGCCTCATCCATGGGGCCCGTTTACTGCTTTATATATGATTATGAGATCGGGGACAGCCGCTTATTTCTTACATGATACGTCTGTTTCTATTCAACGTCCGTCAATTCCACATAGCTCGTCTCTGTTGAGAGATGGCAGATACATGGACTTTAAGAATTGGCTATGGAGTTATTATATTGATTCCCTTTGCACATTTTATGGAACGCAAAGCTTTCCGGAAGCCTGTTTTTTGGACGATCCGGTGAAGCACTGGTTATGTGTCGATTGTCTCCAGTCCCAGGAACTTCACCATCGGATCGAAATCTCTGTCGTCATGCAGCAATGGTAGCTGGTAGTGGATACAAAAAGTTCCAATCATGACGTCTGTGGTTTTTCTCACAGTCACGCCTTTTCTCCTCAGAAGTCTATAGTTCATTGCGCTCTCTAAGGCCAATACCTTTCCCCCCATTGGCATAAATGGAATGCGTAAAAGAAGATCCCTTGCAATTTTGAAGTCCTTATCGCGTTGAAATCCCTGAAGTACTTCGGTCAGGATGAGACCGCCTATTATAATGGGTGTATTTCCAAGTGAAGAATCAAGCCAGTCCGTCTGTGCCGTTTTGTTGCCGTTGAAGTAGTCGATCCAGACAGAGGAATCTACGAGAATCATTTGTCTAACCTCATCTCGTCGAGATTACCGGTCCACTTGAGCTTCCCTCGAAAACCCTTGATTTCTTTCTGGCCTTTCACTTGCACCAGCAATTTCAACCCCTCTTCTATGGCAGCTTTTTTTGTTTTCAGGCCGGACACCTTTATGGCGGCTTCCATCAGATCGTCATCAATGACTACATTTGTTCTCATTTCTTGCCTCTTATGTGTATTATTTGTTCATATTATACACATTAATTAGACTGTTTGGAAGGTTTATTTTGGGGGGTGCATGTAAAGCATTCCGTCGTTTAATTGTATGGGATCGGGGACAGCCGCTTTTCTTACATGATACGGCCTGTTTCTACTCAACGTCCGTCAATTCCATATAGCTCGTCTCTGTTGATGGATAGCAGCTGTCACTACTGCAGGAGTTAGGATACTAATCGAAGGTATAATAAAGCTGTATGTAATTTTTGAATTTGATGGTATTGATCAAGGTATATGACGGCTATCTGAACTTAGCTCAATGAAGAAAACACCTACAAGTCCACAACCTATATCGGCTAACAAAAGTGCA
This portion of the Syntrophales bacterium genome encodes:
- a CDS encoding polyprenyl synthetase family protein; translation: MTPEKKISLDDYLKARKNIVDEALDRYLPGEDTFPSTIFKSVRYSVFAGGKRLRPILCMASAEAVGGNIETVLPVACALELIHTYSLIHDDLPVIDDDDYRRGKPTNHKVFGEDIAILAGDALLTEAFRLMSKREFVGETPPDRLLAVISDISEAAGFLGMVGGQVVDVQSEGKEVGEETLDYIHTHKTGAMITTSVRAGAVLSGAGKNEIDALSDYGRNIGLAFQIADDILDVEGDQETLGKDIGSDRSRGKVTFPALFGLEASRKKARELVDNALSDIAQFDSRAEPLRMIAKYIIERRS
- a CDS encoding exodeoxyribonuclease VII small subunit produces the protein MAEEKFEEALKKLEDTVREMESGDLTLEESLKSFEEGIRLSRFCAKKLDEAERRIEVLLKNEEGLDIQPFKGEDKSDP
- the xseA gene encoding exodeoxyribonuclease VII large subunit — translated: MLDDNHRTYTDELIFMKNVFTVTELTTSIKVLLESSFDAVWVEGEISNLRRPGSGHLYFTLKDENSQIRAVIFRQFSKMVPFDIDDGMNVICRARLSVYQPRGEYQLIVDAIEPKGIGALQLAFEQLKARLEKEGLFDPSHKKLTPFLPRRIGVVTSPTGAAIRDILNVTKRRFSSVDILIAPVRVQGTEAPPEIIEALADLNAIPDIDVIILARGGGSLEDLAPFNDEGVARSIFNSRIPVISAVGHEIDFTIADFVADLRAPTPSAAAELVVPMRRELIESLENLRVRMIGNNRRVKNMLREKIFLLRERIRDPRRKIADMRIGIDDITARFTTVTARELDGRKSIVHNLGGNLIYMSPMTDVRDNKLILENLEKSMTAGLFYYMDTLKNRVEGNLSMLDMLSPLSVLKRGYGIAKKLPEGSIIKESSAVTVGDDVSVKVSSGSFNAKVTEVLPE
- a CDS encoding PIN domain nuclease; amino-acid sequence: MILVDSSVWIDYFNGNKTAQTDWLDSSLGNTPIIIGGLILTEVLQGFQRDKDFKIARDLLLRIPFMPMGGKVLALESAMNYRLLRRKGVTVRKTTDVMIGTFCIHYQLPLLHDDRDFDPMVKFLGLETIDT
- a CDS encoding type II toxin-antitoxin system VapB family antitoxin, whose translation is MRTNVVIDDDLMEAAIKVSGLKTKKAAIEEGLKLLVQVKGQKEIKGFRGKLKWTGNLDEMRLDK